Proteins from a genomic interval of Diospyros lotus cultivar Yz01 chromosome 6, ASM1463336v1, whole genome shotgun sequence:
- the LOC127803783 gene encoding protein WVD2-like 7 isoform X1, giving the protein MGESACLMHAFSYASGISNEAKQGNPMHALGDSISFGRFMTESLSWDKWSAFSQNRYVEEAQRYAQPGSVAQKKALFEAHYKKIAAKKAAEALLQQENDSRSTDLHSIVNVQGCNAAAEMEIGEEKKAEIVAEDAAALENPMESESVKEIVSVVKQNTAPEKSMELIGNSVSSSQLEIPLLKQGFKSSQEASSPLTKKKPAFAPSKPCIQLKEPKVQASPAKPATSHNHKKGSSVTPITRNNSPKGCVDKKRSTLNSLRSLIYATPAKEPDKPTTPAARRAGSSRVAPSSYKASKVHETPLMTPLTGNNNGAFKNASATPRSENRSCSKSLSACRNKLQSPTLSVPFNLRTEERAARRKQKLEEKFNADVAQRVQLQTRLKDKAENELRKLRQTLCFKARPLPDFYKERETPKSQTKNAKIPLTHPESPKLGRKPRSSSSSLQGKGSLRPGTHSTKSIGHKNAQKKNSQIPNPGMMITHENTSPNIQRYSSATE; this is encoded by the exons ATGGGAGAGTCAGCTTGTCTCATGCATGCATTCTCCTATGCTTCTGGCATATCCAATGAGGCCAAGCAG GGAAACCCCATGCATGCTCTTGGGGACTCGATCTCCTTCGGGAGGTTCATGACAGAGTCATTATCTTGGGACAAATGGTCAGCCTTCTCGCAGAACCGTTACGTCGAAGAGGCTCAGAGGTACGCTCAGCCAGGATCAGTGGCCCAAAAGAAGGCCTTGTTTGAAGCTCATTACAAGAAAATTGCAGCCAAGAAGGCAGCAGAAGCCTTGCTTCAGCAGGAAAATGATTCTCGAAGTACAGATCTTCACTCCATTGTAAATGTTCAGGGCTGCAATGCTGCTGCAGAAATGGAGATTGGGGAGGAGAAGAAAGCGGAGATAGTAGCAGAAGATGCAGCTGCTTTGGAGAATCCAATGGAGAGTGAATCTGTAAAGGAGATTGTGAGTGTAGTGAAGCAGAATACGGCTCCTGAGAAGAGCATGGAGCTTATTGGCAATTCAGTCTCATCTTCACAATTGGAGATACCTTTGTTGAAG CAGGGTTTCAAGTCCAGTCAAGAGGCTTCTTCGCCTTTGACCAAGAAGAAACCGGCATTTGCACCTTCAAAACCATGTATTCAGCTTAAAGAACCCAAAGTTCAAGCTTCACCTGCTAAACCTGCAACTTCCCATAACCACAAGAAAGGAAGCAGTGTTACTCCAATTACCAGGAATAATTCCCCGAAAGGCTGTGTGGATAAGAAGAGATCGACTTTGAATTCACTGCGTTCGCTAATTTATGCTACTCCTGCCAAAGAGCCGGACAAACCCACAACCCCAGCTGCTCGAAGAGCTGGAAGCTCAAGAGTTGCTCCCAGCTCTTATAAGGCATCTAAAGTTCACGAAACTCCTCTAATGACTCCACTAACG GGTAATAACAATGGCGCATTCAAGAATGCTTCTGCAACCCCTCGATCAGAAAATAGAAG CTGCTCCAAGTCCTTGAGTGCCTGCAGAAACAAATTACAGTCACCAACTTTATCTGTTCCTTTCAACTTGAGGACAGAGGAAAGAGCAGCCAGAAGAAAGCAG AAGCTTGAAGAAAAATTCAATGCCGACGTGGCACAAAGGGTCCAGCTGCAGACAAGACTAAAG GACAAAGCAGAAAACGAACTCCGAAAACTGCGTCAAACTCTCTGTTTCAAAGCCCGGCCACTCCCTGATTTTTACAAGGAAAGGGAAACACCCAAGAGTCAGACAAAGAATGCCAAG ATTCCCTTAACTCATCCTGAATCACCCAAGCTAGGAAGAAAGCCACGTTCCAGCAGCAGCTCATTGCAAGGTAAAGGCTCTCTACGTCCAGGAACACATTCCACCAAGAGCATTGGCCATAAGAATGCCCAGAAAAAGAACAGTCAGATCCCAAACCCTGGAATGATGATTACCCATGAAAACACTTCTCCAAACATTCAGCGTTATTCATCAGCAACTGAATGA
- the LOC127803781 gene encoding peptidyl serine alpha-galactosyltransferase: MANLAAGAAVMLVAAFLGVIGGGSGQQQVGEAPWRIHTLFSVECQNYFDWQTVGLMHSFKKARQPGPITRLLSCTDEEKKNYRGMDLAPTFEVPSMSRHPRTGDWYPAINKPAGVVHWLKHSKDSKNVDWVVILDADMIIRGPIIPWQLGAEKGRPVAAYYGYLIGCDNLLAELHTKHPELCDKVGGLLAMHIDDLRALAPMWLSKTEEVREDKAHWTTNITGDIYGKGWISEMYGYSFGAAEVGLRHKINDYLMIYPGYIPREGVEPILLHYGLPFSVGNWSFSKLNHHEDDVVYDCGRLFPEPPYPREVKAMEADHNKRRGLFLNIECINTLNEGLLLQHAARGCPKPKWSKYLSFLKGKTFAELTRPKFPTPQSLQFKEDEVQQKVSDKPGRPHPKIHTIFSTECTTYFDWQTVGLIHSFRLSGQPGNITRLLSCTDEELKQYAGHDLAPTHYVPSMSRHPLTGDWYPAINKPAAVLHWLNHADIDAEFIVILDADMIVRGPITPWEFKAARGQPVSTPYDYLIGCDNELAKLHTRNPQACDKVGGVIIMHIDDLRKFALLWLHKTEEVRADTAHYAKNITGDIYESGWISEMYGYSFGAAELNLRHLISRKILIYPGYVPEPGVKYRVFHYGLEFQVGNWSFDKANWRNVDIVNKCWEKFPDPPDPSTLDRGDENALQRDLLSIECMTTLNEALHLHHESKKCPNPSSLSTSDQETASEDIVTSRKFGKIDASRLIRSNLVSVDDSQNSSSPTFTDRAAGSSRFLTLGLWVFSILVFVVLMYVMLLRHQGQKRRSKNYKPKRKATYSPYSGFIDTNGHDRHLRISE, from the exons ATGGCGAATTTGGCGGCGGGGGCAGCGGTGATGCTGGTGGCGGCGTTCTTGGGTGTGATCGGCGGCGGGTCGGGTCAACAGCAGGTGGGAGAAGCTCCGTGGAGGATCCACACCCTGTTCTCTGTAGAATGCCAGAACTACTTCGATTGGCAGACTGTGGGGCTCATGCACAGCTTCAAGAAGGCCCGACAACCCGGACCCATCACCCGCCTCCTCAGCTGTACGgatgaggagaagaagaattacAGAGGCATGGACTTGGCTCCCACTTTTGAGGTTCCTTCCATGAGCAGACACCCCAGAACTGGTGACTG GTATCCGGCAATCAATAAACCAGCTGGGGTTGTCCACTGGCTTAAACATAGTAAAGATTCAAAAAATGTTGATTGGGTTGTGATACTAGATGCGGACATGATCATCCGAGGCCCAATCATACCATGGCAGCTTGGTGCAGAGAAAGGCAGACCTGTTGCTGCATATTATGG GTACTTGATCGGATGTGATAACCTTCTTGCTGAATTGCATACAAAGCACCCTGAACTCTGTGACAAGGTTGGTGGGCTTCTGGCCATGCATATAGACGATCTTCGAGCTTTGGCACCTATGTGGCTTTCTAAAACAGAAGAAGTGAGAGAAGATAAGGCTCACTGGACAACCAATATAACTGGTGACATTTATGGCAAAGGATGGATCAGTGAGATGTATGGATACTCATTTGGAGCAGCAGAG GTGGGACTTCGTCACAAGATTAATGATTACTTGATGATTTACCCAGGCTATATTCCACGAGAGGGTGTTGAGCCTATCCTTTTGCACTATGGTCTGCCATTTAGTGTTGGAAATTGGTCCTTCAGTAAATTAAATCACCATGAAGATGATGTTGTTTATGATTGTGGCCGGCTTTTCCCTGAACCTCCTTATCCTAGAGAG GTAAAAGCAATGGAAGCTGACCATAATAAAAGGAGGGGACTTTTCTTGAATATTGAGTGTATAAACACTTTAAATGAGGGTCTCCTATTACAGCATGCTGCACGTGGCTGCCCAAAGCCAAAATGGTCAAAATACTTAAGCTTCTTAAAGGGAAAAACTTTTGCTGAACTAACGCGGCCAAAATTTCCTACTCCTCAGAGTCTGCAATTTAAGGAAGATGAGGTGCAGCAGAAGGTCTCTGACAAACCTGGGAGGCCACATCCGAAAATCCATACTATTTTTTCCACAGAATGTACTACTTACTTTGATTGGCAAACTGTGGGGCTCATCCACAGTTTCCGCCTGAGTGGCCAGCCTGGGAATATCACAAGGCTTCTCAGTTGTACAGATGAAGAGTTAAAGCAGTATGCAGGCCATGATCTGGCTCCCACCCATTATGTTCCATCAATGAGTAGACATCCTCTAACAGGCGATTG GTATCCTGCAATCAATAAGCCTGCTGCAGTCCTTCATTGGCTTAATCATGCAGATATTGATGCAGAGTTTATTGTAATTCTGGATGCCGACATGATCGTGAGAGGACCAATTACACCATGGGAGTTCAAAGCAGCACGAGGCCAGCCAGTTTCAACTCCATATGA CTACCTGATCGGCTGTGATAATGAGTTAGCAAAACTCCACACCCGCAATCCCCAAGCTTGTGATAAGGTCGGTGGTGTTATCATAATGCATATAGATGATCTGCGAAAGTTTGCTCTGCTATGGCTCCATAAAACTGAGGAGGTCCGGGCTGACACAGCTCATTATGCGAAAAATATTACTGGAGATATCTATGAATCTGGGTGGATTAGCGAGATGTATGGTTATTCTTTTGGTGCAGCAGAG CTGAATTTGCGGCATCTCATAAGCAGGAAGATACTAATATACCCGGGATATGTTCCTGAACCGGGTGTCAAGTATAGAGTTTTTCACTATGGCTTGGAGTTTCAAGTTGGAAATTGGAGCTTCGATAAAGCAAACTGGAGAAATGTTGACATAGTTAACAAATGCTGGGAAAAGTTTCCTGATCCACCTGATCCATCAACACTGGATCGTGGGGATGAGAACGCGCTACAGAGGGACTTGCTTAGCATAGAATGCATGACAACACTGAATGAAGCTCTTCACTTACACCATGAGAGTAAGAAATGTCCCAACCCCAGTTCCTTATCAACCTCGGATCAGGAGACAGCCAGTGAAGACATTGTGACATCAAGAAAATTTGGCAAGATTGATGCAAGTCGTTTGATCAGGAGCAACCTCGTTTCAGTGGATGACTCCCAGAATTCGTCGTCACCTACTTTTACAGACCGGGCAGCTGGCTCTTCCAGGTTTTTGACTCTTGGTCTGTGGGTTTTCTCTATCTTGGTCTTCGTGGTATTAATGTATGTGATGCTTCTGCGACATCAAggacaaaaaagaagaagcaaaaacTATAAGCCTAAGAGAAAAGCTACGTATTCACCATACTCGGGATTCATTGACACTAACGGCCATGATAGGCACCTCCGAATTTCTGAATAA
- the LOC127803783 gene encoding protein WVD2-like 7 isoform X3, whose product MGSIENGIVGNPMHALGDSISFGRFMTESLSWDKWSAFSQNRYVEEAQRYAQPGSVAQKKALFEAHYKKIAAKKAAEALLQQENDSRSTDLHSIVNVQGCNAAAEMEIGEEKKAEIVAEDAAALENPMESESVKEIVSVVKQNTAPEKSMELIGNSVSSSQLEIPLLKQGFKSSQEASSPLTKKKPAFAPSKPCIQLKEPKVQASPAKPATSHNHKKGSSVTPITRNNSPKGCVDKKRSTLNSLRSLIYATPAKEPDKPTTPAARRAGSSRVAPSSYKASKVHETPLMTPLTGNNNGAFKNASATPRSENRSCSKSLSACRNKLQSPTLSVPFNLRTEERAARRKQKLEEKFNADVAQRVQLQTRLKDKAENELRKLRQTLCFKARPLPDFYKERETPKSQTKNAKIPLTHPESPKLGRKPRSSSSSLQGKGSLRPGTHSTKSIGHKNAQKKNSQIPNPGMMITHENTSPNIQRYSSATE is encoded by the exons ATGGGCTCAATTGAAAACGGCATAGTG GGAAACCCCATGCATGCTCTTGGGGACTCGATCTCCTTCGGGAGGTTCATGACAGAGTCATTATCTTGGGACAAATGGTCAGCCTTCTCGCAGAACCGTTACGTCGAAGAGGCTCAGAGGTACGCTCAGCCAGGATCAGTGGCCCAAAAGAAGGCCTTGTTTGAAGCTCATTACAAGAAAATTGCAGCCAAGAAGGCAGCAGAAGCCTTGCTTCAGCAGGAAAATGATTCTCGAAGTACAGATCTTCACTCCATTGTAAATGTTCAGGGCTGCAATGCTGCTGCAGAAATGGAGATTGGGGAGGAGAAGAAAGCGGAGATAGTAGCAGAAGATGCAGCTGCTTTGGAGAATCCAATGGAGAGTGAATCTGTAAAGGAGATTGTGAGTGTAGTGAAGCAGAATACGGCTCCTGAGAAGAGCATGGAGCTTATTGGCAATTCAGTCTCATCTTCACAATTGGAGATACCTTTGTTGAAG CAGGGTTTCAAGTCCAGTCAAGAGGCTTCTTCGCCTTTGACCAAGAAGAAACCGGCATTTGCACCTTCAAAACCATGTATTCAGCTTAAAGAACCCAAAGTTCAAGCTTCACCTGCTAAACCTGCAACTTCCCATAACCACAAGAAAGGAAGCAGTGTTACTCCAATTACCAGGAATAATTCCCCGAAAGGCTGTGTGGATAAGAAGAGATCGACTTTGAATTCACTGCGTTCGCTAATTTATGCTACTCCTGCCAAAGAGCCGGACAAACCCACAACCCCAGCTGCTCGAAGAGCTGGAAGCTCAAGAGTTGCTCCCAGCTCTTATAAGGCATCTAAAGTTCACGAAACTCCTCTAATGACTCCACTAACG GGTAATAACAATGGCGCATTCAAGAATGCTTCTGCAACCCCTCGATCAGAAAATAGAAG CTGCTCCAAGTCCTTGAGTGCCTGCAGAAACAAATTACAGTCACCAACTTTATCTGTTCCTTTCAACTTGAGGACAGAGGAAAGAGCAGCCAGAAGAAAGCAG AAGCTTGAAGAAAAATTCAATGCCGACGTGGCACAAAGGGTCCAGCTGCAGACAAGACTAAAG GACAAAGCAGAAAACGAACTCCGAAAACTGCGTCAAACTCTCTGTTTCAAAGCCCGGCCACTCCCTGATTTTTACAAGGAAAGGGAAACACCCAAGAGTCAGACAAAGAATGCCAAG ATTCCCTTAACTCATCCTGAATCACCCAAGCTAGGAAGAAAGCCACGTTCCAGCAGCAGCTCATTGCAAGGTAAAGGCTCTCTACGTCCAGGAACACATTCCACCAAGAGCATTGGCCATAAGAATGCCCAGAAAAAGAACAGTCAGATCCCAAACCCTGGAATGATGATTACCCATGAAAACACTTCTCCAAACATTCAGCGTTATTCATCAGCAACTGAATGA
- the LOC127803783 gene encoding protein WVD2-like 7 isoform X2: MGESACLMHAFSYASGISNEAKQGNPMHALGDSISFGRFMTESLSWDKWSAFSQNRYVEEAQRYAQPGSVAQKKALFEAHYKKIAAKKAAEALLQQENDSRSTDLHSIVNVQGCNAAAEMEIGEEKKAEIVAEDAAALENPMESESVKEIVSVVKQNTAPEKSMELIGNSVSSSQLEIPLLKGFKSSQEASSPLTKKKPAFAPSKPCIQLKEPKVQASPAKPATSHNHKKGSSVTPITRNNSPKGCVDKKRSTLNSLRSLIYATPAKEPDKPTTPAARRAGSSRVAPSSYKASKVHETPLMTPLTGNNNGAFKNASATPRSENRSCSKSLSACRNKLQSPTLSVPFNLRTEERAARRKQKLEEKFNADVAQRVQLQTRLKDKAENELRKLRQTLCFKARPLPDFYKERETPKSQTKNAKIPLTHPESPKLGRKPRSSSSSLQGKGSLRPGTHSTKSIGHKNAQKKNSQIPNPGMMITHENTSPNIQRYSSATE; encoded by the exons ATGGGAGAGTCAGCTTGTCTCATGCATGCATTCTCCTATGCTTCTGGCATATCCAATGAGGCCAAGCAG GGAAACCCCATGCATGCTCTTGGGGACTCGATCTCCTTCGGGAGGTTCATGACAGAGTCATTATCTTGGGACAAATGGTCAGCCTTCTCGCAGAACCGTTACGTCGAAGAGGCTCAGAGGTACGCTCAGCCAGGATCAGTGGCCCAAAAGAAGGCCTTGTTTGAAGCTCATTACAAGAAAATTGCAGCCAAGAAGGCAGCAGAAGCCTTGCTTCAGCAGGAAAATGATTCTCGAAGTACAGATCTTCACTCCATTGTAAATGTTCAGGGCTGCAATGCTGCTGCAGAAATGGAGATTGGGGAGGAGAAGAAAGCGGAGATAGTAGCAGAAGATGCAGCTGCTTTGGAGAATCCAATGGAGAGTGAATCTGTAAAGGAGATTGTGAGTGTAGTGAAGCAGAATACGGCTCCTGAGAAGAGCATGGAGCTTATTGGCAATTCAGTCTCATCTTCACAATTGGAGATACCTTTGTTGAAG GGTTTCAAGTCCAGTCAAGAGGCTTCTTCGCCTTTGACCAAGAAGAAACCGGCATTTGCACCTTCAAAACCATGTATTCAGCTTAAAGAACCCAAAGTTCAAGCTTCACCTGCTAAACCTGCAACTTCCCATAACCACAAGAAAGGAAGCAGTGTTACTCCAATTACCAGGAATAATTCCCCGAAAGGCTGTGTGGATAAGAAGAGATCGACTTTGAATTCACTGCGTTCGCTAATTTATGCTACTCCTGCCAAAGAGCCGGACAAACCCACAACCCCAGCTGCTCGAAGAGCTGGAAGCTCAAGAGTTGCTCCCAGCTCTTATAAGGCATCTAAAGTTCACGAAACTCCTCTAATGACTCCACTAACG GGTAATAACAATGGCGCATTCAAGAATGCTTCTGCAACCCCTCGATCAGAAAATAGAAG CTGCTCCAAGTCCTTGAGTGCCTGCAGAAACAAATTACAGTCACCAACTTTATCTGTTCCTTTCAACTTGAGGACAGAGGAAAGAGCAGCCAGAAGAAAGCAG AAGCTTGAAGAAAAATTCAATGCCGACGTGGCACAAAGGGTCCAGCTGCAGACAAGACTAAAG GACAAAGCAGAAAACGAACTCCGAAAACTGCGTCAAACTCTCTGTTTCAAAGCCCGGCCACTCCCTGATTTTTACAAGGAAAGGGAAACACCCAAGAGTCAGACAAAGAATGCCAAG ATTCCCTTAACTCATCCTGAATCACCCAAGCTAGGAAGAAAGCCACGTTCCAGCAGCAGCTCATTGCAAGGTAAAGGCTCTCTACGTCCAGGAACACATTCCACCAAGAGCATTGGCCATAAGAATGCCCAGAAAAAGAACAGTCAGATCCCAAACCCTGGAATGATGATTACCCATGAAAACACTTCTCCAAACATTCAGCGTTATTCATCAGCAACTGAATGA